The nucleotide window CGCCCCTGCACGCCACCTTCAATCCGCTGATCCGGCCTTACCTGGTGGCGATGGTGGCCTGGTACCTGCTGCTCTCCCTCTTCGGTGCACCGCTGATCCTGGTATGGGTGCTGGGGCCGGGGCAATGGTGGGCGCGGCACTACTTCGACCGGCTGGGCTGCACGCTGGACGACCGCACGCTGCAGTTCCGCAAGGGCATCCTGTTCCGGGTGGAGAAGACCATCCCGCTGGAGAACATCCAGGACGTGACCTTCATCGAAGGGCCCATCCTGCGGCTCTACCATCTGAGCATCCTGCGCGTGGAGACCGCCGGCCAGAGTCCGGGCCAGGCGCACAGCATGCAACTGGTCGGCATCGTCCACGCGCATGCGCTGCGCGACGAGATCCTCGCCCGTCGCGAGCGCTTGCGGATGCAGCGCGCGATGCCGCACGCCAATGCGGATACGCCGCACGAGACGCTGGAGGCCGTCCGCATGCGCCTGGACGAGATCGCCGCCATGATGCGCGCCCGCCACGGCGCCGTCTGAACGGCGCTGGCCCGCTACAGCTTGAACAGCGGTTGCAGCCGTTGCGCCAGCCAGCCCGGGAACCGCAGCGGCGCGTCCAGCGCGGACACGCAGATGCAGGCGGTGCCGGGCACGGTCACCGGCTGGTGCTCGACGCCGCTGTCGAGATCGGCGATGTCGCCGGGCGCGAACTGGCCCAGCGCATCGTGGTAGGCGCCGCGCAGCACCTGGGTCAGCTCGGTGCCGCCGTGGCTGTGCACCGGCATGCTGCGGCCGGGGCCGATCTTCAGCATCAGCAGGGTGCCGCTGCGGGTGCCCGCTGCGCGGATGCAGTGCACGCCCGGCGCCATCCAGCGCCACTTCAGCGCGCGGTACGACGCGCCGAAGTACGGGTGCAGGGGGGTGGGCAGGCGGTCGTCGTCCTCGTAGGGCGCGCCCCGGGCGGCCGCGATGGGGGCCGGCGGCAGCGGTGCGTCCAGCTGTTCCAGCATGCAGGCACGCAGGTCGGCCAGGCGGGACGACGACAGCGCCGGCTGCTGGTGCTCCACCAGCTGGCCGCCGATGCGTTCGGCCTCGTCCACGCGCGCGCGGCAGTGCGCGCAGGTCTCCAGATGGGTGGCGGCCACGACGGCCATCTCCACGGCCAGCGCGCCGGCCGCGTAGCTGACCACGGTGGAGGGGTCGAGATGATGGTGCGGGTTCACGGCTGACCTCGTACTTGGCCCTGCAGGCGCAGGAACGCGCGCCGCAGGTGCGACTTCACCGTACCCAGCGGCATCTGCAGCTCGTCGGCGATTTCCTGGTGGCTCTTGGCTTCGAAGTAGGACATGCGCATCAGCCGCGCCTGCACGGCCGGCAGGTCTTCGATGCGGCGCTGCAGGTGCACGTGCTCGGCGTAGTCCTCGGCCGAGGTGAACGGTCGCGCCAGTTCCTCGTCGCTGGCGGGCGCGGCTTCCTCGAGCATCTGTACCCAGCCCGGCTCGCGGCGGATGCGGTCGATGTGCAGGTTGCGCCCGATCCGGAACAGCCAGGTGGAGACCGCACCCTGCTGCGGGTCGTACATGGTGGCGCGCTGCCACAGGCGCAGCAGGGCTTCCTGGGCCAGTTCCTCGGCCACGGCTTCGGGGCTGCCCAGGCCGCGCAGGTACAGGCACAGGCGCGGCATGAAGTGGTCGTACAGGCGCATGAACGCGGCACGGTCGCGCGCGCGCGCCACCGCCAGCATGTCGGCCGTCCAGTCGTGGGCGTCGCGCGTGAGGGGCGTTGGCGTGGACACCGGGGGTGCGGCCCGAAGGGGCGGCGGTCTCCTTGTGAAGTCGGTGGGCATGGTATGCCAGGTCCCGGGGCGTGCGTGATGACGGTCTCTACGAAGATGACCGGGGTTCGGATGCAGCGCCCCGCGCGCCGCCGGATGCATCCGCGGGACGCCCGCCTGCGTACAGGGGGCTCCTGCCGCCCGGAGCCGCCCATGCCCCGCCCAACCTTGCGCTTGCTGGCCGTGCTGCTGTCGACGACGCCGCCCGCCTTCGCCGGTACCGATGTCCTCCGCCAGGAAGCCGTCGCCTACGCCCGCAAGGGCGATGCGGTGATCTACCGCGAGTCCCACTGGCGCTACCGCCAGGACGGGGTGGCGCGGCGCCTGGTGCTCTACCGCTGCCCCGACGGGCGCGCGTTCGCCCGCAAGACCGTGATCGAACGGCCTGCCGCGCAGGCGCCCGACTTCGACTTCGAAGATGCGCGCGACGGCTATCGCGAGGGCGTACGGACCGGCCCCG belongs to Pseudoxanthomonas sp. F37 and includes:
- a CDS encoding sigma-70 family RNA polymerase sigma factor, whose amino-acid sequence is MLAVARARDRAAFMRLYDHFMPRLCLYLRGLGSPEAVAEELAQEALLRLWQRATMYDPQQGAVSTWLFRIGRNLHIDRIRREPGWVQMLEEAAPASDEELARPFTSAEDYAEHVHLQRRIEDLPAVQARLMRMSYFEAKSHQEIADELQMPLGTVKSHLRRAFLRLQGQVRGQP
- a CDS encoding PH domain-containing protein translates to MQESRTPTGGDRAHIPTLSETPPLHATFNPLIRPYLVAMVAWYLLLSLFGAPLILVWVLGPGQWWARHYFDRLGCTLDDRTLQFRKGILFRVEKTIPLENIQDVTFIEGPILRLYHLSILRVETAGQSPGQAHSMQLVGIVHAHALRDEILARRERLRMQRAMPHANADTPHETLEAVRMRLDEIAAMMRARHGAV
- a CDS encoding ChrR family anti-sigma-E factor is translated as MNPHHHLDPSTVVSYAAGALAVEMAVVAATHLETCAHCRARVDEAERIGGQLVEHQQPALSSSRLADLRACMLEQLDAPLPPAPIAAARGAPYEDDDRLPTPLHPYFGASYRALKWRWMAPGVHCIRAAGTRSGTLLMLKIGPGRSMPVHSHGGTELTQVLRGAYHDALGQFAPGDIADLDSGVEHQPVTVPGTACICVSALDAPLRFPGWLAQRLQPLFKL